A single genomic interval of Camelina sativa cultivar DH55 chromosome 11, Cs, whole genome shotgun sequence harbors:
- the LOC104725638 gene encoding ceramide kinase, whose protein sequence is MEEAHHEDDDSSFRDSGGNVDRDGGLLSGCFFLDHVGEVLLSRNHDGLSWRCLDASDCEGTTCLGIGNSQDCKTAIKFSDIYAVEFLNYGLLHSPKSGLRHAKDCFRERLLVSQEMYRFTVHGFQSSAKEPCLWKLAEFTFGHMDLQTCQSWMDQLNYSLIKEVDRPRNLLVFVHPKSGKGNGSKVWETVSKIFIRAKVNTKVIVTERAGHAFDVMTSIQNKELHSYDGIIAVGGDGFFNEILNGYLLPRLKVPLPPSPSEIFNSVRSSGSSSVPEQGDAVHETEKKEQYPLLPVSVQEVMNFRTVNGSCEDIEDPNYPFNGGRPRFGLIPAGSTDAIVICTTGARDPVTSALHIILGRKIFLDAMQVVRWKTAPTSTIEPFIRYAASFAGYGFYGDVISESEKYRWMGPKRYDYVGTKIFLKHRSYEAEVMFEEAESENGKASPHTRSKTWPFRSTTRSEKILCRAKCSICNDKAEDGNIIRTTPISYPENTRWCRTKGRFLSVGAAVMSNRNERAPDGLVVDAHLSDGFLHLILIKDCSRPKYLRHLTELAKRGGEPLNFEFVEYHKTRAFTFTSLGEESVWNLDGEIFEAHHLSAQVLRGLIPLFASGPEI, encoded by the exons ATGGAGGAAGCTcatcatgaagatgatgattctaGTTTTCGTGATTCCGGCGGTAACGTAGATCGCGACGGTGGATTATTAAGCGGTTGTTTTTTCTTGGATCACGTTGGCGAAGTGTTGCTCTCTAGGAATCATGATGGTTTGTCCTGGAGATGTTTGGATGCTTCAGATTGT GAGGGAACGACTTGTTTAGGAATTGGAAATTCTCAGGATTGCAAAACTGCGATCAAATTCTCTGATATTTATGCTGTTGAGTTTTTAAACTATGGCTTGTTGCATAGTCCAAAGTCAGGTCTTAGACATGCCAAAGATTGTTTCCGGGAACGCTTGTTAGTTTCTCAagag ATGTATAGGTTCACTGTGCACGGATTTCAAAGTTCAGCCAAGGAGCCTTGTCTTTGGAAACTTGCCGAGTTCACTTTTGGTCATATGGATTTGCAGACGTGTCAGAGTTGGATGGATCAGTTGAATTACTCTTTGATCAAGGAAGTCGATAGACCAAGAAATCTTTTG GTATTCGTACATCCCAAAAGTGGCAAAGGAAATGGCTCTAAGGTCTGGGAAACTGTTTCCAAGATCTTCATCCGCGCTAAAGTTAATACCAAG GTGATTGTAACAGAACGAGCAGGACATGCATTTGATGTAATGACATCTATCCAGAATAAAGAGCTCCATTCGTATGATGGCATCATAGCTGTT GGTGGGGATGGTTTCTTCAATGAAATCCTTAATGGATATCTTTTACCGAGACTTAAAGTCCCTCTCCCTCCAAGTCCTTCAGAGATTTTCAATTCTGTTCGAAGTAGCGGTAGCTCCTCAGTTCCAGAACAAGGAGATGCAGTTCATGAGACTGAAAAAAAGGAACAATATCCTCTTCTTCCTGTATCAGTTCAAGAGGTCATGAACTTCA GGACAGTCAATGGCTCATGTGAAG ATATTGAAGATCCTAATTATCCCTTCAATGGTGGAAGGCCAAGATTCGGCCTCATCCCGGCAGGTTCAACTGATGCTATAGTGATatg CACCACAGGAGCTCGTGATCCTGTCACATCTGCGCTGCATATCATTCTAGGTAGAAAGATCTTTCTAGATGCAATGCAGGTTGTGCGGTGGAAAACGGCACCAACCTCGACGATTGAACCTTTTATTCGTTATGCAGCCTCATTTGCTGG ATACGGGTTTTATGGCGATGTCATTTCAGAAAGTGAAAAATATCGGTGGATGGGTCCCAAACGCTATGATTATGTTGGAACTAAGATATTCTTGAAGCACAG ATCATATGAGGCAGAGGTGATGTTTGAAGAAGCCGAATCAGAAAATGGTAAAGCTTCCCCACACACGCGGAGTAAAACGTGGCCATTTCGAAGTACCACAAGATCAGAGAAAATACTATGTCGTGCAAAATGCAGCATTTGTAACGATAAGGCTGAGGATGGAAATATTATACGCACAACACCTATCTCGTATCCAGAAAATACAAGGTGGTGTAGAACAAAAGGGAGGTTTCTGAGTGTAGGTGCTGCAGTGATGTCAAACCGAAATGAAAGAGCACCTGATGGTCTTGTCGTGGATGCACACCTCTCTGACGGTTTCCTTCATCTCATACTCATAAAAGATTGTTCTCGTCCCAAATACTTAAG GCACCTCACCGAGCTTGCGAAAAGAGGTGGAGAACCTTTAAACTTCGAGTTTGTGGAATACCATAAG ACGCGAGCTTTCACGTTTACATCACTTGGGGAAGAGAGTGTGTGGAATTTGGACGGAGAGATCTTTGAGGCTCACCATTTATCAGCTCAAGTCTTGCGTGGCCTTATACCTCTGTTCGCGTCTGGTCCAGAGATATAA
- the LOC104725639 gene encoding branchpoint-bridging protein: MASAELNNSNSDSHTLEQPPPPSNGDTAPLASDHLNPDSVALNGSSAPNPDTNGSVAKPELLRPLISENGVSKTLSGNDKDQSGGEEETTSRRKRRSRWDPPPSELSNNASAEGGNDSGTGTRKRKSRWADDEPKTQIQLPDFMKDFTGGIEFDPEIQALNSRLLEISRMLQSGMPLDDRPEGQRSPSPEPVYDNMGIRINTREYRARERLNRERQEIIAQIIKKNPAFKPPADYRPPKLQKKLFIPMKEFPGYNFIGLIIGPRGNTQKRMERETGAKIVIRGKGSVKEGRHQQKKDMKYDPSENEDLHVLVEADTQDALEAAAGMVEKLLQPVDEVLNEHKRQQLRELATLNGTIRDEEFCRLCGEPGHRQYACPSRTNTFKSDVLCKICGDGGHPTIDCPVKGTTGKKMDDEYQNFLAELGGTVPESSLKQSATLALGPGSSGSNPPWANNAGNGASAHPGLGSTPTKPPSKEYDETNLYIGFLPPMLEDDGLINLFSSFGEIVMAKVIKDRITGLSRGYGFVKYADVQMANTAVQSMNGYRFEGRTLAVRIAGKSPPPTAPPGPPTPQAPTQGYPPPNQPPNAYPSQQYATGGQMPPPVGYATAPVPWGPPVPSYSPYAPPPPPPGSYHPVHGQHMSPYGMQYPPPPPPHVTQAPPPGTTQNPSSSEPQQSFPPGVQADSGAATSSVPPNVYGSSVTTMPGQHPYMSYPSYYNAVPPPPPAPASSDHSQTMGNMPWANNPPVSTPDHTQGLVNAPWAPNPPMPPTVGYSQNTPWAPKPPVPPPAETPSSVGDSEYEKFMAEMK; the protein is encoded by the coding sequence ATGGCGTCCGCCGAATTAAACAATTCCAATTCTGATTCGCATACCCTAGAGCAGCCTCCTCCTCCCTCCAACGGAGACACTGCTCCACTCGCATCGGATCATTTGAATCCGGATTCCGTGGCTCTAAACGGTTCTTCTGCTCCTAATCCAGACACTAACGGCTCAGTAGCAAAGCCTGAGCTCTTACGCCCTTTGATATCGGAGAACGGTGTTAGCAAGACGCTGAGTGGTAACGATAAAGATCAGTCCGGTGGTGAGGAGGAGACTACAAGCCGGAGGAAGCGTCGGAGCCGGTGGGATCCTCCGCCTTCTGAGTTAAGTAATAACGCTAGTGCTGAAGGTGGTAATGATTCCGGTACTGGGACTAGGAAGCGTAAGTCGAGATGGGCAGATGATGAGCCGAAGACGCAGATTCAGTTGCCTGATTTCATGAAGGATTTCACTGGAGGTATTGAGTTTGATCCTGAGATTCAGGCTTTGAATAGTAGGTTGCTTGAGATTAGTAGGATGTTGCAGTCTGGTATGCCTTTGGATGATAGACCGGAAGGACAGAGGTCTCCTTCACCAGAGCCTGTGTATGATAACATGGGAATCAGGATTAACACTAGAGAGTATAGAGCAAGGGAGAGGTTGAATAGAGAAAGACAAGAAATTATTGCTCAGATTATCAAGAAGAATCCGGCTTTTAAGCCTCCGGCAGATTATAGGCCTCCTAAGCTCCAGAAGAAGCTTTTCATTCCGATGAAGGAGTTTCCTGGTTACAATTTTATTGGTCTGATTATTGGCCCCAGGGGTAATACTCAGAAGAGAATGGAGAGGGAGACAGGTGCTAAAATTGTAATTCGGGGTAAAGGGTCTGTGAAAGAAGGTAGACATCAGCAAAAGAAGGATATGAAATATGACCCTTCAGAAAATGAGGACTTGCATGTTTTAGTCGAGGCTGATACTCAGGATGCTCTTGAAGCTGCTGCGGGTATGGTTGAGAAGCTTCTGCAACCTGTTGATGAGGTGCTGAACGAACACAAGAGGCAACAGCTCAGGGAACTTGCCACGTTGAATGGGACAATAAGGGATGAAGAATTCTGTAGACTGTGTGGTGAGCCTGGACATAGGCAGTATGCGTGTCCGTCTCGTACCAATACCTTTAAGAGTGATGTTCTTTGCAAGATTTGTGGTGATGGTGGACACCCTACTATTGATTGCCCGGTGAAGGGTACTACTGGGAAGAAAATGGATGATGAATATCAGAACTTCTTGGCAGAGTTAGGAGGAACTGTCCCTGAATCTTCTCTCAAACAGAGTGCTACCTTGGCTCTTGGTCCTGGAAGTTCGGGAAGTAATCCTCCATGGGCTAACAATGCAGGGAATGGTGCAAGTGCGCATCCTGGCTTAGGGTCGACTCCGACCAAACCCCCCTCCAAAGAATATGATGAAACAAATCTGTACATTGGGTTTTTACCTCCGATGCTTGAGGACGATGGTTTGATTAATCTGTTTTCATCGTTTGGTGAAATTGTGATGGCAAAGGTAATCAAGGACCGTATAACTGGGCTGAGCAGAGGCTATGGTTTTGTGAAGTACGCTGATGTCCAGATGGCTAATACTGCTGTTCAGTCAATGAATGGATATCGGTTCGAAGGCCGAACACTCGCTGTCAGGATTGCTGGTAAATCGCCACCGCCTACTGCACCTCCAGGACCTCCAACCCCTCAAGCACCAACTCAAGGTTATCCTCCCCCAAACCAGCCTCCTAATGCCTATCCTTCTCAACAGTATGCAACTGGTGGTCAAATGCCACCTCCTGTAGGTTATGCAACAGCTCCAGTTCCTTGGGGTCCTCCTGTTCCCTCCTATTCTCCTTATGCtcctccccctcctcctcctggTTCATACCATCCTGTCCATGGTCAACATATGTCTCCTTATGGAATGCAAtacccaccaccaccacctcctcacGTGACACAAGCACCTCCACCTGGCACTACTCAAAACCCATCTTCTAGTGAACCCCAACAAAGCTTCCCACCAGGAGTACAAGCTGACAGTGGTGCTGCTACCTCGTCTGTACCACCAAATGTCTATGGTAGCTCAGTCACGACTATGCCTGGACAGCATCCATATATGAGTTATCCGTCTTATTACAATGCTGTTCCTCCACCTCCTCCAGCACCGGCCTCATCTGATCATTCCCAAACCATGGGTAACATGCCATGGGCCAACAATCCGCCTGTCTCAACACCTGACCACACACAAGGACTTGTTAATGCACCTTGGGCACCTAATCCCCCTATGCCGCCCACTGTTGGTTATTCACAGAACACACCCTGGGCTCCGAAACCTCCAGTACCGCCACCTGCAGAGACTCCATCCAGTGTTGGAGATTCCGAGTATGAGAAGTTCATGGCTGAAATGAAGTAG